From Geotalea uraniireducens Rf4:
TTGGATAAATAAATGGTTTTCTGATAAAAACCAACCCGGAGAACGTTTTCGGCCATGTGTAATTTCGGCAGCTTTTCATTGACAGAGAGATTATCGACTACATGACTACCCCCGCACAGAAAGCAATCTGGGTAGAGACCCTCTGGCTCGGGAACCGAAGCCATCCTGATCTTTTTCTTTCTGTGGATGAGGTCATTGGTGTACCGCATGCCTCGGCCATGAGGATCGGGTTCAACAAATTGAACCTATCCGGTTTTTTCTGCATAGACACCATTCCCACCATTGCATTTCTTTCTCAAGAACGAATCAATCGACTCGAAATAACCAGGGTACACAATGCCCTCTGGAACCAGGGACTGGTCAGCCTCCTTTTGGTCACGCTCCCCGACGAGGTCCGTGCTTACTCTCTGGCCAGGAAACCAACCGCAGCGGACGAAGACCTCGACGACGACAAAAAAGACAACCGTCTTATTGATTGCCTTGATCTATTGAAAGATGCGCTTGAAATCTCGCATCTGATTACCGGGGTTGAATCCGGCCGATATTTTCAAAAGAATAAAGAGTACTTTGCACAAAATGAAAAGATCGATGCATTACTTCTGTCAAATTTAAGGGCCACGGAAAACGAGCTGACCTCTGCGCCACTCAATCTGTCAACCGAATCCGCTCAGGCACTGCTGCTGCAGATTACCTTTATTGCCTATCTCGAAGACCGGGGGATTATCGATCCTGACTATTTCCGGGAGGCATTGAAAGGCAAGGGGATATCTACTTTAGAACAGTTGCTGGACGAAAATGATCCTGAAAACCTGAATTCGCTTTTCGAAAAGCTCCATGGAAATTTTAACGGCGACATATTCTTTGCGCCATGTGCATTTGACGGCGAAGCAAAGGCACCAGTACTCAATGCGGGCCATCTGCGAAGTCTTGCGGAATTCAGAAAAGGGGGTGTCGATAAGACTACCGGCCAAGGTCGTTTCTGGCCGTATAACTTCAAATATATCCCCGTTGAGTTGATAAGCGCCATTTACAACCGCTTCCTTGGCGACAGGCCGGTGGAGCGCAAAGTGAGCGGAGCCTTTTATACTCCTCACTTCCTCGCCGATTTAACGGTCAACCAATTGTGGGAAGAATTGACGCCGGCAATCCGATCAAGTCAAGACTTCACGGTGCTGGATCCGGCCTGCGGCTCTGCGATATTCCTTGTCAGAATTTTTCAACGAATGGTGGAGGATTGGCGTTTTCTTCATCCCGGCGGGACTCCCGACTGGGATACTCTGGTTGCCATCGTCGAAAGACTCAACGGTTGGGACAAAGAAACCAGCGCTGTACGCATCGGCATTTTCTCCCTCTATATTGCTTTGCTTGAAGAAGTCGAACCAGCTGCAATTCTCAAACTGTTGGCGGAACGGAAATTGTTGCCCCCACTTTTCAGGAAGACGATGTGCGACAGGGATTTCTTTGGCAAAGATACGCCAAATACCAAATTCGATTTGGTATTTGGCAATCCTCCATGGGTAAGCCGTAAGGAAGATCAGGTCGTTTCTGCCACTGAATGGTGCAAAGCACACGAACTACCGATGCCGGCGAAAGAACTGGCCTGGGCCTTTGTCTGGAAAAGCATCCAACATACTAAATCAGAGGGGATGATCGGCTTACTGCTGCCGGCCATGGGCGTTTTACTCAACCATAGCGAACCTTCCATTCAAGCCAGGGGGCTGTGGCTGAAACAGGTACTTCTGAGTAAAGTCATCAATTTTTCTGATATCTGCTTCCTTCTGTTCGACGGCGCCAAGCGACCGACGGCTTTGTGTATCTTTCGACCGTCCGACAAAAAGCTTAGCGATTATCGGTTCGACTACTGGTGCCCTAAAGCCGACCCGTTGCTGCAACAAACCCGCATGCTTACGTTGAACAGAGGCGATAAGCTATCGTTTAAACTATCCACGGTGCTCCATGATCCGGGCTCTTGGGGGCGGCATCTCTGGATGACAAATCGTGACATGAAACTGCTCGGCTGGATTGGCGGGTTGTCTCGTCTGGAGAGAAAATTAGCCACCTATAAAGAATCACAGCAGAAAGAGTTCGATAAGAAAACAAAAGTTTGGATAATTGGACAAGGATTCCAGCCTTATAATAGTGAAAGAAGCAACAAGAATACTAAACCGAAAAAATCTAACCGGGTCGAAAAAGTTCCATTTTTGGATGCAAATAAGTTTAACGAATATATTATCCCTACGATTTTAATTGACAAGCCTTGGCATACTTCCTTAGTTCGTAGACTTGGGAATCAAGATGGTTTTATTGGACCGCATGTCCTTATACCAAAAGGCGTACGAAGGAAAACTGGATTATTGAGAGCGGCATACGTAGAGCATGATTTATGTTTTACAGATGCAATACAGGCGATCAATTTTCCTGAGACAGATATTCAAAGACTTAAACTGCTAACGGTTATACTGAATAGTCATTTTGCAGCATGGTTCTATTTTCATGAAACCGCTAGCCTTGGAGCTGACCGTGCCTTGGTTCATGAAGAACAGCTATTGGCGCTACCCTTTCCAGAAATAGACGAGTTGCCTGATCCAAAAGCGGCCAGAAATGCTGCGGATAAGATTGTCATGATTTTTGATGATCTGCTTTTGCATAAAGACACATATTCACAAGGCCAATTCCCCGACAACGAAACAATTGAAGAGGTTAACCGGCTCGTCTATCAATACTATGGCCTCACTGAATCGGAATTCATACTCATAGAAGACACCCTCAACTATATTCTGCCAAGCATTCAGCCTCGAAACAAAAGCTTCCCGCATCTTTGGAACAAAGCCGGCAAGAAGCAATGGCAAGAATACATGATCACTCTCTTGTCCGCTCTTGAAGAATGGCTGGACAACGGGAGCCACCTGTCCGCTACATTGATTACCGACAACCCAGACGTGCTGCTGCTCGGCCTGAAAATCGAGCAAAGCCGCCCCAAGCAGTCCATTACCTTCTGTGAACAGGGGGGCGATTTCAACAAAACGCTTTCAAAAATCAATGAAGAGCTTAAACAGCAGGTGTCGAGAAACATTCAGCTCATGCCCGATCTCCGCATTTTCATCGCCGACACCCTCTACCTGTTAAAGCCGCGCACCATGCGCTATTGGCTTAAGAGCACGGCTCTGAACGATGCTGATGCAATTATTGCCGATCTTCAAATCCAGAAATTCCATCATGGGTACAAAGGATAGGTACTGGTGACTTGCGGCGACCCTTCAATCTGGCTGAAACATGTTATCGGGGTTCATGATAAGGTGCTGCAATCGATCATCGATGTCTGGCCTGATTGTGCCAAGCGCTTTGACTCTATGGCGCTGGAAAACCACATTACTGATCAACTGGTTTTATCTCTCCAACGTGATCCACAATCTCGGAAGAACTGGCTGGTTGTTCCTCAGCTCAAACTATTGGATGAAGATCTAGCGGGAGATGTAGTAACAAAAGGTTTTATAGATTTTGTCATATATTTTGACCTTATACAGGAAAACTATATCGCCTACGAATGCAAACGATTGAATGTCAACTTTGACAGTGGCTTTGAATCACTAGCGGATAAGTATGTCGATAAGGGCCTAATGCGTTATGTTTCGGCACAGTACGCCCAAGGAATGCCGTTCGGAGTCATGGTCGGCTATGTGCTCGACAACGATGTTCAGGCAGCTCTTGAGGCGGTGAAAAGTCAAATCCAAAAAAAGAAAGGCAAATTGTTTTGTTTTGATAATCTGCCAACATCCGACTTGCCTACTCTCTCCTTTACTTTTCGATTTTCAAGTACTCACATCAGAAAATATGCAGTTATTGAAGTTCAGCATTTACTGCTGCCATTAACGCCTGGCGACCTCATCGAGTAGCGCTTCGATATGTCGGCAGACACATTATTTCTGCGGCAGTTTCCCTTGCTATTTTACTAATCGCGCACATCATGGAGCGACGTAATGAAGCATCTCATTCTCGGCACCGCCGGACATATCGACCATGGCAAGACATCGCTGGTCAAGGCCCTCACCGGCATCGACACCGACCGGCTCAAGGAGGAGAAGGCGCGCGGCATCACCATCGAGCTCGGCTTCGCCCATCTGGAACTGCCTGGTGGCATCCGGTTCGGCATCGTCGATGTGCCGGGGCATGAGCGCTTTGTTCGGGCCATGGTGGCCGGTGTCGGCGGCATGGACCTGGTGATGCTGGTCATTGCCGCTGACGAGGGGGTCATGCCCCAGACCCGCGAGCACCTGGAGATTTGTCAGCTCTTGGGCGTCAAGAAGGGACTGGTGGCGCTGACCAAGAGCGATCTGGTGGACGGCGACTGGCTTGGGCTGGTTGGGGAAGAGGTGCGAGATTACCTCTCTGGCAGCTTTCTTGCGGAGGCGCCGATTATTCCGGTGTCGTCGCGGACCGGTGCCGGACTGGTGGAGTTGAAGCAAGAGCTGGCGCGGCTGGCAGCGGAAGTGGAGGAGAAGCGGCACGACGGACCCTTCCGGCTCCCGGTGGACCGGGTCTTCACCGTCACAGGCTTCGGCACGGTTGTCACCGGCACCCTCCTCTCCGGTGAGATCAACGTCGGCGACGAGGTGGAACTCCTTCCGGCAGGACTTTCATGCAGGGTACGGGGCATCCAGGCCCACGGCGCAAAAACCGACAAGGGGCTGGCCGGCCAGCGTCTGGCCGTCAACCTCCAGGGGGTAGAGCATACCGAGGTGGAACGGGGCGACGTTGTGGTTCCCAAGGGGCTTTATCGTCCGACCCGCGCCGTGGATGTGCGCCTCAACTACCTTAGCTCGGCGCCCCGGGAGCTGAAGCACCGTGCCACACTCCGTCTCCACTCCGCTACCTACGAGGTGCCGGCGCAGGTGATCCTCCTCGACCGCAACACCCTTCAGCCTGGCGAGACGGCCTATGCGCAGCTCCGTCTGGCCAAGCCCGTGCTGCTCCTCCCGGGCGACCCGTTCGTGCTTCGCACCTATTCGCCCCAGGCCACCCTTGGCGGCGGAGCAGTCCTCGATCCCGACCCGCCCAGACGGCGCAGGCGCTCGACCGACGCGTTGGCGCTGCTCCAGGCAATCGAGGCGGGAAGCGAGACGGAAAAGATCCGGCTCCTCGTTGCCGCCAGCCTCCTTTCCGCCCTTTCCCTCGACGAGATGGTCAGCCGCACCGGAATGTCGGCGAAAAGGATCGATGCGGTCCTGGCAGCACTCCTTTCATCGGGGGAGGTGCTCCAGGTGGTACGCGAGCCGCGCATGTTCATCGGCAAGGTGGCGTTCGATACCCTTAAGGCAAAGCTGATGGAAGAGCTGCAAAGCTTTCTCCGCGACAACCCGATGAAAGACGGCATCAGCAAGGAAGAGCTCAAGTCGCGTATCCCCAAGCGGAGCGATCCCCGCTTCTTCGGACCGCTCCTGGCCGCCCTGGAAAAAGAGGGGAAGGCCGTCTCCGATCGGGACATCGTAAAGCTGCCGGGGCGCAAGGGTGAGGCGACCGCCGGTCAGGCGGGGGTCCAGGCAAAAATCGAGGCGGCCCTGCAACGAGGGGGGATGGAGCCGCCGACCATCAAGGAGCTGTGCGACTGGTTCAAATGCACGGAGAAGCAGGCGCTGGAGCACCTCAACTTCCTCTTCCGCGAGGGGCGGGCGGCCAAGATCAAGGGGGATGTGTTTTACGCGCCACAGCCCCTGTCGGAGATCCGGGAGAAACTGATCGGCCACCTCAAGGCCAAGGGAGAGATCACTCCGTCCGAGTTCCGGGAGCTGACCGCGCTTTCCCGCAAGTTCATGATCCCGCTTCTGGAATATTTCGACCAGGAAAAGGTGACCATCCGCGTTGGGGATAAGCGGGTGCTGCGCAAGGGGTGAGCTGCGCTAAGCCAGGCAGTGACATTCCGTGCAGGTTGAGGAAAAATAGAACCATGTTATTCTGTTACGGCTTTTCACTTGCTATGCAAAGAGGTTATCTAGTATATAATGCTTAACGGCAGTTATCATTAACCAAGCACCAGGAATACTCCATGGCAAAAAACCTGAAACTCGGTTCCCGTTTCATCCGGTTTTGTCTCATCAGCGGATTCATCATCGCCGTAACCGGTGTTTATTTTGCGCGCACCATTTACGCAGATCCGACGACCAGTTCCATCATGCAAAGCAACGCCAACCTTGCTGCTATCGCCTTTGCCCTGAATGCCCTGATAGCGCTGGTAGTCTTCTGGATGCTGACCGCCAGGAAAATGGTGCAGCGTGTGCAGATCCTGGCTGCTGCCATGAACCGGGGGGCCGAGGGGGACCTTACGGCAAAGGTGGAGGTTGATTCCGTTGACGAACTCGGCATGCTCGGCGGCACCTTCAACGGCATGCTGGAAAAGCTGGCGGGCATGGCCGAAAGGGTCAATGTTTCGATCCGTGAGCTGCGGCGCATCTCCGGTGATATCAAGGAGGTATCCCAGCGTGGGGTTTCTGTTGCGGAGATCCAGTCCGAAGGGGTAAAGGGGACGTCGGGTGCCGTACAGGAGATAAACGCCTCGGTGAACGGAGTTGCCAGGGCAGTGGAAAGCCTGTCCCGCTCTTCAGCCGAAAACTCTTCATCCATTCTGGAGATGTCCGCCAGCATCGAAGAGGTGATAAAGCACGTTGAAGCACTGGCCAATGCGGTTGAGGAGGTCAGTACCTCCATCAGCGAAATGGCGGCGGCGGAAAAACAGATCGGCGCCAGCGTAAACAATCTCATGGCCGATTCCACCACTACGGCCAAGCTGGTTGCGGAGATGGACGGTTCCATCAAGCAGGTGGAGCGGAATGCCTTGAATACGGCCACTATCTCGGAAGAGGTGCGCAACGATGCGGAATCGGGACGGGTGTCCGTTGAGGCGACCATATCCGGTATCGGTGAAATCCGCCGCTCTTCCCGCATTACTTTTGAAGCGATACAAAACCTCTCCCTGCGTGCCGGCAACATCGGGAAAATCATTCTCGTCATAGATGAACTGGCCGAACAGACCAACCTTCTCGCCCTGAATGCGTCTATAATCGCCGCCCAGGCTGGTGAGCACGGTAAGGGCTTTGCTGTGGTGGCTGAGGAAATTAAGGAACTGGCAAGACGGACCGGCAATTCAACCAGGGAGATAACGGATATCATCAAGGGTGTGCAGGAAGAGACCCAGCGGGCCGTCAAAGCGATCAATCTGTCGGAACAGCGGATTGTCGAAGGCGAACAATTATCGCAACGATCCGGAGAGGCGTTGAACAAGATAGTTGCCGGTGTCCAGATGGCTACCGACCAGGTAAGTCAGATCGCCCGGACTACCGTCGAGCAGGCCCAGGGGAGCCAGGAGATAAGCAGGGCCATGGAACGCGTTGCGGATATGGTCAAGCAGATAGCCAAGGCCACCCGGGAGCAGGGACACGGGAGTGAACTCATCATGTCGGCAGTGGAAAGGATGAAGGGTCTGACCAGCCAGGTGAGGTCCTCCACCTTGGAGCAGAGCAGCTCAAGTAATTTGATCGTCCGTTCCACCGAGGACATTACCACCATGATAATGAATATCAGGCAGGCCTGCACGGTACAGACAGAGAGCAGCCGACAGATTGTCGCGGCCATTGAACACATTCAGCAGTCAACCAAAACCAACGTAGAGTCCACCCGGGTGATGGACGGCGCCATGGCCGGTCTTTCCCGCCAAATCGAAGTTCTCAGCAACGAGATGTCCGACTTCAAGGTTTGAACAGAAAACCCCTCGCCAACTCGATTAATATTAATTAGTTAACCTCAAATTAATTTGACACCGCAAATAAACATGCTAAATTTATAGAATTGTTACGTCGAGGATTCCCATTTGTAATCGATCGCCCATAAACCTTCCGCGACAGCGGCCAAACTTCATCCTGTAATGCGATATGAAATATGGCGGAGGATTTCGTGAACGAACAACCGATCATGGTGGTTGAAGACAACCCGGATGACGAATTGCTGACCTTACGGGCATTAAAAAAATGCAATGTCCATAATGTTGTGGTGAGCCGGGATGGGGCGGAAGCCCTCGATTACTTGTTCCTGGCCCGGAACGAGGCTGCCGCCGAAAAGTATGTCATGCCCCGGTTCATTCTCCTCGACCTGAAGCTTCCCAAAATAGACGGGCTCCAATGTCTGCTGGCGATCCGGGCAGACGAGAGAACCAAGGATATTCCGATCATCATCGTCACCTCTTCGAAGGATGAGCGCGACATGAGCCGCTGCCGGACTCTGCGGGTGAAAGGTTACCTGAACAAACCGCTCGATCCGAAGGAACTTGCCGAAACGCTCCAAGAGCTGGGGATCAACTACCAGACGTAATCTTTGGCAATTTCCCGCTTGTCGTGTCCGTAGAGGATATGGAACACCCGCAGCTTTTTCAGCTTAACCGGTGACAGAGAGCCTAAAGGAATGTAGACGATCTTTTTGCCGAGCCGGGCCGCGATCTGTCTGAAATAGCTTCTGGGGGGCCTCGCAGCCACATAGACAACATGATTTTCAGGCGAATAATCGAGCGCCGCCAGAAGCAGCACTTCAGATTTCCCCCGAGCAAACGAATAATCCCCATCGCTCCAGACATCGAGCATCCGCCGCGGCGGGTAGGAGAGCAGAAAGCCGCCGTATTCGCACCGGGAGATGCCGGGACCGACGATGTTGTCGTCGGGCGGGGTGGCGTAGAAGGCCATGTCCGACTCCTGTGCATGTTCCCCGAGCCAGGTCATGAGGTAGGGATACCTGTCGTTGCCCCGGTCCTCGTCGAAGATCACTACTATTCCACCGACCCCACCCTTTACCCGCTGATTTTCCCGTACATAGATCCTCCCCTCGTGGATGTTCCTGAGCGTCTCGCGCATATCGATGCCATCGAGCATTGAGGCCGAGAAGGGCTCCACCCGGCTCTGCTCTTCGGAGAGCTGCTTCGCCCCCTTTTGTTTCAGGAACCGGCCGTAATCTTCGATGATCAGGTCTTCCGGCGGGTAGGAGCAGATGGACTGGTTGTCGAACCCTTCCAGCCACTCGCCGGGACGTTTTTCCTTCTTTCTCCTGAGAAAGGCCAGCGGCGAGAGCCCCTTGCCTCGCCGCTGCTCCTTCGGGCGGAAACGGATGCGGCGGCTTCCCGCCCAGAGATCCTCGGGGTGCAGGAGGATGGTGGGGATGTCGCT
This genomic window contains:
- a CDS encoding HsdM family class I SAM-dependent methyltransferase, which encodes MTTPAQKAIWVETLWLGNRSHPDLFLSVDEVIGVPHASAMRIGFNKLNLSGFFCIDTIPTIAFLSQERINRLEITRVHNALWNQGLVSLLLVTLPDEVRAYSLARKPTAADEDLDDDKKDNRLIDCLDLLKDALEISHLITGVESGRYFQKNKEYFAQNEKIDALLLSNLRATENELTSAPLNLSTESAQALLLQITFIAYLEDRGIIDPDYFREALKGKGISTLEQLLDENDPENLNSLFEKLHGNFNGDIFFAPCAFDGEAKAPVLNAGHLRSLAEFRKGGVDKTTGQGRFWPYNFKYIPVELISAIYNRFLGDRPVERKVSGAFYTPHFLADLTVNQLWEELTPAIRSSQDFTVLDPACGSAIFLVRIFQRMVEDWRFLHPGGTPDWDTLVAIVERLNGWDKETSAVRIGIFSLYIALLEEVEPAAILKLLAERKLLPPLFRKTMCDRDFFGKDTPNTKFDLVFGNPPWVSRKEDQVVSATEWCKAHELPMPAKELAWAFVWKSIQHTKSEGMIGLLLPAMGVLLNHSEPSIQARGLWLKQVLLSKVINFSDICFLLFDGAKRPTALCIFRPSDKKLSDYRFDYWCPKADPLLQQTRMLTLNRGDKLSFKLSTVLHDPGSWGRHLWMTNRDMKLLGWIGGLSRLERKLATYKESQQKEFDKKTKVWIIGQGFQPYNSERSNKNTKPKKSNRVEKVPFLDANKFNEYIIPTILIDKPWHTSLVRRLGNQDGFIGPHVLIPKGVRRKTGLLRAAYVEHDLCFTDAIQAINFPETDIQRLKLLTVILNSHFAAWFYFHETASLGADRALVHEEQLLALPFPEIDELPDPKAARNAADKIVMIFDDLLLHKDTYSQGQFPDNETIEEVNRLVYQYYGLTESEFILIEDTLNYILPSIQPRNKSFPHLWNKAGKKQWQEYMITLLSALEEWLDNGSHLSATLITDNPDVLLLGLKIEQSRPKQSITFCEQGGDFNKTLSKINEELKQQVSRNIQLMPDLRIFIADTLYLLKPRTMRYWLKSTALNDADAIIADLQIQKFHHGYKG
- the selB gene encoding selenocysteine-specific translation elongation factor; its protein translation is MKHLILGTAGHIDHGKTSLVKALTGIDTDRLKEEKARGITIELGFAHLELPGGIRFGIVDVPGHERFVRAMVAGVGGMDLVMLVIAADEGVMPQTREHLEICQLLGVKKGLVALTKSDLVDGDWLGLVGEEVRDYLSGSFLAEAPIIPVSSRTGAGLVELKQELARLAAEVEEKRHDGPFRLPVDRVFTVTGFGTVVTGTLLSGEINVGDEVELLPAGLSCRVRGIQAHGAKTDKGLAGQRLAVNLQGVEHTEVERGDVVVPKGLYRPTRAVDVRLNYLSSAPRELKHRATLRLHSATYEVPAQVILLDRNTLQPGETAYAQLRLAKPVLLLPGDPFVLRTYSPQATLGGGAVLDPDPPRRRRRSTDALALLQAIEAGSETEKIRLLVAASLLSALSLDEMVSRTGMSAKRIDAVLAALLSSGEVLQVVREPRMFIGKVAFDTLKAKLMEELQSFLRDNPMKDGISKEELKSRIPKRSDPRFFGPLLAALEKEGKAVSDRDIVKLPGRKGEATAGQAGVQAKIEAALQRGGMEPPTIKELCDWFKCTEKQALEHLNFLFREGRAAKIKGDVFYAPQPLSEIREKLIGHLKAKGEITPSEFRELTALSRKFMIPLLEYFDQEKVTIRVGDKRVLRKG
- a CDS encoding methyl-accepting chemotaxis protein encodes the protein MAKNLKLGSRFIRFCLISGFIIAVTGVYFARTIYADPTTSSIMQSNANLAAIAFALNALIALVVFWMLTARKMVQRVQILAAAMNRGAEGDLTAKVEVDSVDELGMLGGTFNGMLEKLAGMAERVNVSIRELRRISGDIKEVSQRGVSVAEIQSEGVKGTSGAVQEINASVNGVARAVESLSRSSAENSSSILEMSASIEEVIKHVEALANAVEEVSTSISEMAAAEKQIGASVNNLMADSTTTAKLVAEMDGSIKQVERNALNTATISEEVRNDAESGRVSVEATISGIGEIRRSSRITFEAIQNLSLRAGNIGKIILVIDELAEQTNLLALNASIIAAQAGEHGKGFAVVAEEIKELARRTGNSTREITDIIKGVQEETQRAVKAINLSEQRIVEGEQLSQRSGEALNKIVAGVQMATDQVSQIARTTVEQAQGSQEISRAMERVADMVKQIAKATREQGHGSELIMSAVERMKGLTSQVRSSTLEQSSSSNLIVRSTEDITTMIMNIRQACTVQTESSRQIVAAIEHIQQSTKTNVESTRVMDGAMAGLSRQIEVLSNEMSDFKV
- a CDS encoding response regulator; this translates as MNEQPIMVVEDNPDDELLTLRALKKCNVHNVVVSRDGAEALDYLFLARNEAAAEKYVMPRFILLDLKLPKIDGLQCLLAIRADERTKDIPIIIVTSSKDERDMSRCRTLRVKGYLNKPLDPKELAETLQELGINYQT